The sequence GCTGCTGTTGTAGAGAATCCTGAACAGCCGAAAGAATTAGCATTGTTTATTTATGAAACGTTCTACCCATTAACAGATGAAGTAGCAGTCTATAAATCAGCCGATGAAGCTGAGGTAGCATATGAAGCTGCTTTCGGTACATCTGATCAGGAAGGGTATCATGGTTAAGCCGTTTATACCGCAATTAGTATACGTAGAACCAAGAGCATTAGACTATCCGTTAGGGAAAAAGCTGATATCCAAGTTTGAAAAGATGGGAATTGAAATTAGACAAACGACTTCACATAATCAAATTCGAAATTTACCAGGGGACAATCACTTTCAAAAATATCGAGTTGCCAAATCGACATTGGTTCTAGGGTTGCGAAAAACG is a genomic window of Virgibacillus proomii containing:
- a CDS encoding transcriptional regulator SplA domain-containing protein, with translation MEIQENFQPGEVVYVIIRNPHAQDVAQVQQAAVVENPEQPKELALFIYETFYPLTDEVAVYKSADEAEVAYEAAFGTSDQEGYHG